Proteins from a single region of Pseudomonas quebecensis:
- a CDS encoding DUF2790 domain-containing protein: MKALLVMALSSLCATAALADEAPTELAGQNAPIVEDYTYSTKLDVAKVLSMSNIPEVCEVVPVKMEYEDSQGQRHILNYHVMGNGCSNG, from the coding sequence ATGAAAGCTTTATTAGTTATGGCCCTCAGCAGCCTGTGCGCCACCGCCGCCCTGGCCGACGAGGCCCCGACTGAACTGGCCGGCCAGAATGCACCGATTGTTGAGGACTACACCTACAGCACCAAGCTGGACGTAGCCAAAGTGTTGTCCATGAGCAACATCCCGGAAGTCTGCGAAGTTGTACCGGTAAAAATGGAATATGAAGATTCCCAAGGTCAGCGTCACATTCTTAATTATCACGTGATGGGTAATGGTTGCTCTAACGGATAA
- the acs gene encoding acetate--CoA ligase: MSAASLYPVRPEVAANTLTDEATYKAMYQQSVVNPDGFWREQAKRLDWIKPFTTVKQTSFDDHHVDIKWFADGTLNVSYNCLDRHLAERGDQAAIIWEGDDPAESRTITYRELHEEVCKFANALRGQDVHRGDVVTIYMPMIPEAVVAMLACARIGAIHSVVFGGFSPEALAGRIIDCKSKVVITADEGIRAGKKIPLKANVDDALTNPETSSIQKVIVCKRTNGQIKWNQHRDIWYEDLMKVAGTVCAPKEMGAEEALFILYTSGSTGKPKGVQHTTGGYLLYAALTHERVFDYRPGEIYWCTADVGWVTGHTYIVYGPLANGATTLLFEGVPNYPDITRVAKIVDKHKVNILYTAPTAIRAMMASGTAACEGADGSSLRLLGSVGEPINPEAWDWYYKNVGQSRCPIVDTWWQTETGGNMMSPLPGAHALKPGSAARPFFGVVPALVDNLGNLIEGAAEGNLVILDSWPGQARTLYGDHDRFVDTYFKTFRGMYFTGDGARRDEDGYYWITGRVDDVLNVSGHRMGTAEIESAMVAHPKVAEAAVVGVPHDIKGQGIYVYVTLNGGEEPTEALRLELKNWVRKEIGPIASPDVIQWAPGLPKTRSGKIMRRILRKIATAEYDGLGDISTLADPGVVAHLIETHKTMNVA, translated from the coding sequence ATGAGTGCGGCTTCCCTGTACCCCGTTCGCCCCGAAGTAGCAGCCAACACGCTGACCGACGAGGCGACCTACAAGGCCATGTACCAGCAGTCGGTGGTCAACCCCGATGGTTTCTGGCGCGAGCAAGCCAAGCGTCTCGACTGGATCAAGCCTTTCACCACGGTGAAGCAGACGTCGTTCGACGATCACCACGTCGACATCAAGTGGTTTGCCGATGGCACCCTGAACGTTTCCTACAACTGCCTGGACCGTCACCTCGCCGAGCGCGGCGACCAGGCGGCGATCATCTGGGAGGGCGATGACCCTGCCGAAAGCCGCACCATCACCTACCGCGAGCTGCACGAAGAAGTCTGCAAGTTCGCCAACGCCCTGCGTGGCCAGGACGTGCACCGTGGTGACGTGGTGACTATCTATATGCCGATGATTCCCGAGGCCGTGGTCGCCATGCTGGCGTGCGCGCGTATCGGTGCAATTCATTCGGTGGTATTCGGTGGTTTTTCGCCGGAGGCCCTGGCCGGTCGTATTATCGACTGTAAGTCGAAAGTGGTGATCACCGCCGACGAAGGTATCCGCGCCGGTAAGAAAATTCCGCTCAAGGCTAATGTCGACGATGCCCTGACCAACCCGGAAACCAGCAGCATCCAGAAGGTCATCGTGTGCAAGCGCACCAATGGCCAGATCAAGTGGAACCAGCATCGCGACATCTGGTACGAAGACCTGATGAAAGTGGCGGGCACTGTGTGCGCGCCCAAAGAGATGGGCGCCGAAGAAGCGCTGTTCATCCTCTACACCTCCGGTTCCACCGGCAAGCCAAAAGGCGTGCAGCACACCACCGGCGGCTACCTGTTGTACGCGGCCCTGACCCATGAGCGCGTGTTCGACTACCGCCCGGGCGAAATCTACTGGTGCACCGCCGACGTCGGCTGGGTCACCGGCCACACCTATATCGTTTACGGCCCGCTGGCCAATGGCGCGACCACGCTGTTGTTCGAAGGCGTGCCGAACTACCCGGACATCACCCGGGTGGCAAAGATCGTCGACAAGCACAAGGTCAATATCCTCTACACCGCACCGACCGCGATCCGCGCGATGATGGCCTCGGGCACCGCCGCCTGCGAAGGCGCCGACGGCAGCAGCCTGCGCCTGCTCGGTTCGGTGGGCGAGCCGATCAACCCGGAAGCCTGGGACTGGTACTACAAGAACGTCGGCCAGTCCCGTTGCCCGATTGTCGACACCTGGTGGCAGACCGAAACCGGCGGCAACATGATGAGCCCGCTGCCCGGCGCCCACGCGCTCAAGCCGGGCTCGGCGGCGCGGCCGTTCTTTGGTGTGGTGCCGGCGTTGGTGGATAACCTCGGCAACCTGATCGAAGGCGCCGCCGAAGGCAACCTGGTGATCCTCGATTCGTGGCCGGGCCAGGCGCGTACGCTGTACGGCGACCATGACCGTTTCGTCGACACCTACTTCAAGACCTTCCGTGGCATGTACTTCACCGGTGACGGTGCGCGTCGTGACGAGGATGGCTACTACTGGATCACCGGGCGCGTGGATGACGTGTTGAACGTGTCCGGCCACCGCATGGGCACCGCCGAGATCGAAAGCGCCATGGTCGCGCACCCTAAAGTCGCCGAAGCGGCGGTGGTGGGTGTGCCGCACGACATCAAGGGCCAGGGCATTTATGTCTACGTCACCTTGAATGGTGGCGAAGAGCCGACCGAAGCGCTGCGTCTGGAGCTGAAAAACTGGGTGCGCAAAGAGATCGGGCCGATTGCTTCGCCGGACGTGATCCAGTGGGCGCCGGGCCTGCCGAAGACGCGTTCGGGCAAAATCATGCGTCGTATCCTGCGCAAGATCGCCACGGCCGAATATGACGGGCTGGGGGATATCTCCACCCTGGCCGACCCGGGTGTGGTGGCGCATTTGATTGAAACGCACAAGACCATGAACGTCGCGTAA
- a CDS encoding ABC transporter substrate-binding protein yields MKKLVLLGALALSVLSMQAFAEGKPLKIGIEAAYPPFASKAPDGSIVGFDYDIGNALCKQMDVKCTWVEQEFDGLIPALKVRKIDAILSSMSITDDRKKSVDFTNRYYLTPARLVLKEGTTVSDSLDELKGKKIGVQRGSIHDRFAKEVLAPKGATVVPYGTQNEIYLDVAAGRLDGTVADATLLQDGFLKTDAGKGFAFEGPAFTDVKYFGDGVGIAVRKGDKENLDRINAAIAAIRANGEYKKIQDKYFDFDIYGADAK; encoded by the coding sequence ATGAAGAAACTCGTGCTGTTGGGCGCCCTGGCGCTGTCCGTGCTGTCCATGCAGGCTTTCGCTGAAGGCAAGCCGCTGAAAATTGGTATCGAAGCAGCCTACCCTCCGTTCGCATCGAAAGCGCCGGATGGCAGCATCGTCGGTTTCGACTACGACATCGGCAACGCGCTGTGCAAGCAGATGGACGTTAAATGCACCTGGGTCGAGCAGGAATTCGACGGTCTGATCCCCGCGCTGAAAGTGCGCAAGATCGATGCGATCCTGTCGTCCATGTCCATCACCGACGACCGCAAGAAGTCCGTCGACTTCACCAACCGCTACTACCTGACCCCGGCGCGCCTGGTGTTGAAGGAAGGCACGACCGTCAGCGACAGCCTGGATGAGTTGAAAGGCAAGAAGATCGGTGTGCAGCGCGGTTCGATCCATGATCGTTTCGCCAAGGAAGTGCTGGCCCCTAAAGGCGCCACCGTGGTTCCTTACGGCACCCAGAACGAAATCTACCTGGACGTGGCCGCCGGTCGTCTGGACGGCACCGTGGCTGACGCCACCCTGCTGCAGGACGGTTTCCTGAAGACCGACGCCGGCAAAGGCTTCGCGTTTGAAGGCCCGGCATTTACCGACGTGAAATACTTCGGCGACGGCGTAGGCATCGCGGTACGCAAAGGCGACAAGGAAAACCTGGACCGCATCAACGCTGCGATCGCTGCCATCCGTGCCAACGGCGAGTACAAGAAAATCCAGGACAAGTACTTCGACTTCGATATCTACGGTGCCGACGCCAAGTAA
- a CDS encoding ABC transporter permease → MLKGYGAVILDGAWLTLQLALSSMALAIVLGLIGVALRLSPVRWLAWLGDLYSTVIRGIPDLVLILLIFYGGQDLLNRVAPLLGFDDYIDLNPLAAGIGTLGFIFGAYLSETFRGAFMAIPKGQAEAGLAYGMSSFQVFFRVMVPQMIRLAIPGFTNNWLVLTKATALISVVGLQDMMFKAKQAADATREPFTFFLAVAAMYLVITSVSLLALRYLEKRYSVGVRAADL, encoded by the coding sequence ATGTTGAAAGGCTACGGGGCCGTCATCCTCGATGGCGCATGGTTGACGCTTCAGCTCGCCTTGTCGTCCATGGCCTTGGCCATTGTTCTGGGTCTGATCGGGGTCGCGTTGCGCCTGTCGCCGGTGCGCTGGTTGGCCTGGCTGGGTGACTTGTACTCCACGGTGATCCGCGGGATCCCCGACCTGGTGCTGATCCTGCTGATTTTCTACGGCGGTCAGGACCTGCTCAATCGCGTCGCGCCGCTGCTGGGCTTTGACGACTATATCGACTTGAACCCCTTGGCCGCCGGCATCGGCACCCTGGGTTTCATCTTTGGCGCCTACCTGTCGGAAACCTTCCGCGGCGCCTTCATGGCCATCCCCAAGGGCCAGGCCGAAGCCGGCCTTGCGTATGGCATGAGCAGCTTCCAGGTGTTTTTCCGGGTGATGGTGCCGCAGATGATCCGCCTGGCGATCCCCGGCTTCACCAATAACTGGCTGGTACTGACCAAGGCCACCGCGCTGATCTCGGTAGTGGGCCTGCAAGACATGATGTTCAAGGCCAAGCAGGCGGCCGACGCCACCCGCGAGCCTTTCACCTTCTTCCTCGCAGTGGCGGCGATGTACCTGGTGATCACCAGCGTGTCGTTGCTGGCCTTGCGTTACCTTGAAAAGCGCTACTCGGTAGGCGTAAGGGCGGCTGATCTATGA
- a CDS encoding ABC transporter permease, whose product MIFDYNVIWEAMPLYLGGLATTLKLLAISLFFGLLVAVPLGLMRVSKQPLVNGAAWLYTYVIRGTPMLVQLFLIYYGLAQFEAVRESFLWPWLSSATFCACLAFAINTSAYTAEIIAGSLRATPNGEIEAAKAMGMSRYKLYRRILLPSALRRALPQYSNEVIMMLQTTSLASIVTLIDITGAARTVNAQYYLPFEAYITAGVFYLCLTFILVRLFKLAERRWLSYLAPRKH is encoded by the coding sequence ATGATCTTCGACTACAACGTCATCTGGGAGGCCATGCCGCTGTACCTCGGCGGCCTGGCGACCACTCTGAAACTGCTGGCGATCTCGCTGTTCTTCGGCCTGCTCGTGGCGGTGCCCCTGGGCTTGATGCGGGTGTCCAAGCAGCCGCTGGTCAACGGCGCGGCCTGGCTCTACACCTACGTGATCCGCGGCACGCCGATGCTGGTGCAGCTGTTTCTGATCTACTACGGCCTGGCGCAATTCGAAGCGGTGCGCGAGAGCTTCCTGTGGCCGTGGCTGTCCAGCGCGACGTTCTGCGCGTGCCTGGCCTTTGCGATCAACACCAGCGCCTACACCGCCGAAATCATTGCCGGTAGCCTCAGGGCCACTCCGAATGGCGAGATCGAAGCGGCCAAGGCCATGGGCATGTCGCGCTACAAGCTGTACCGCCGCATCCTGCTGCCGTCGGCCCTGCGCCGCGCGCTGCCGCAGTACAGCAACGAAGTGATCATGATGCTGCAGACCACCAGCCTGGCCTCCATCGTCACATTGATCGACATCACCGGCGCGGCCCGTACCGTCAACGCGCAGTATTACCTGCCGTTCGAAGCGTATATCACCGCCGGCGTGTTCTACCTGTGCCTGACCTTCATCCTGGTGCGCCTGTTCAAGTTGGCCGAGCGCCGCTGGCTGAGCTACCTGGCTCCACGGAAGCACTGA
- a CDS encoding succinylglutamate desuccinylase/aspartoacylase family protein — protein sequence MERIDHLLPWGHLGCERQLSVFRFGSGERKAYIQASLHADELPGMRAAWELKKRLIELERQGALNGVIELVPVANPMGLGQLLQGSHQGRFEVGSGKNFNRDFVELSEPVAELLTGKLGDDPHANVRLIRQAMSQALDALPEPSSQLQGMQRVLLKHACTADIVLDLHCDAEAALHMYALPQHWPQWRSLSAHLNVKVGLLAEDSGGSSFDEACSLPWLRLSRAFPEAQIPLACLATTLELGGQADTGRDEAIFHAEGILAFLAEQGLIKGEWPAPQHEPCEGVPFEGTELLFAPHAGVISYLRKAGDWVDKGEPIFEVIDPLTDRVSIICAGTSGVLFAVERLRYAQAGFWLAKVAGREALRHGRLLND from the coding sequence ATGGAACGTATCGACCACCTGTTGCCCTGGGGCCACCTGGGCTGCGAGCGCCAGCTGAGTGTGTTCCGTTTCGGCAGCGGCGAGCGCAAGGCGTATATCCAGGCCAGCCTGCACGCCGATGAGCTGCCCGGCATGCGCGCCGCCTGGGAGCTGAAAAAGCGTCTGATCGAACTGGAACGGCAAGGCGCCCTCAACGGCGTGATCGAGCTGGTGCCGGTGGCCAACCCGATGGGCCTTGGGCAGCTGCTGCAAGGCAGCCACCAGGGCCGTTTCGAAGTGGGCAGCGGCAAGAATTTCAATCGCGACTTCGTTGAATTGAGCGAGCCCGTGGCCGAGCTGCTCACCGGCAAGCTGGGGGATGACCCTCACGCCAATGTGCGCCTGATTCGCCAGGCGATGAGCCAGGCGTTGGACGCACTGCCCGAGCCGAGCAGTCAGCTGCAGGGCATGCAGCGCGTATTGCTCAAGCATGCGTGCACCGCCGATATCGTGCTCGACCTGCACTGCGACGCCGAAGCCGCGCTGCACATGTACGCGTTGCCCCAGCACTGGCCGCAGTGGCGTTCGCTCTCGGCGCACCTGAATGTGAAGGTCGGCCTGCTCGCGGAAGACTCCGGCGGCAGTTCGTTCGATGAAGCCTGTTCGCTGCCGTGGTTGCGCTTGTCGCGGGCATTCCCCGAGGCACAGATCCCGTTGGCGTGCCTGGCGACGACGCTGGAGCTGGGCGGTCAGGCCGACACCGGTCGCGACGAAGCGATCTTCCATGCCGAAGGCATCCTCGCCTTCCTCGCCGAGCAGGGCCTGATCAAAGGCGAGTGGCCGGCGCCGCAACACGAACCGTGCGAAGGCGTGCCGTTCGAAGGCACCGAGTTGCTGTTCGCGCCCCACGCCGGGGTGATCAGTTACCTGCGCAAGGCCGGGGACTGGGTCGACAAAGGCGAACCGATTTTTGAAGTGATTGATCCCCTGACCGACCGCGTGAGCATTATCTGCGCGGGCACCTCGGGGGTGCTGTTTGCCGTTGAACGGCTACGTTATGCCCAAGCGGGTTTCTGGCTGGCCAAGGTGGCGGGGCGCGAAGCGCTGCGACACGGGCGCTTGCTCAACGACTGA
- a CDS encoding ABC transporter ATP-binding protein produces the protein MYKLEVQDLHKRYGSHEVLKGVSLAAAAGDVISIIGSSGSGKSTFLRCINLLEQPHAGKILLNNEELKLVANKDGAMKAADPKQLQRMRSRLSMVFQHFNLWSHMTALENVMEAPVHVLGMSKKDAREKAEHYLAKVGVGHRKDAFPGHMSGGEQQRVAIARALAMEPEVMLFDEPTSALDPELVGEVLKVMQDLALEGRTMVVVTHEMGFAREVSNQLVFLHKGIVEERGNPREVLVNPQSERLQQFLSGSLK, from the coding sequence ATGTACAAGCTTGAAGTCCAAGACCTGCATAAACGCTATGGCAGTCATGAAGTGCTCAAAGGCGTGTCCCTGGCCGCCGCCGCCGGTGATGTGATCAGCATCATCGGTTCCAGCGGTTCGGGCAAAAGTACCTTTTTGCGCTGCATCAACCTGCTGGAGCAACCCCACGCCGGCAAGATCCTGCTCAATAACGAAGAGCTGAAACTGGTGGCCAACAAGGACGGCGCCATGAAGGCGGCCGATCCCAAGCAACTGCAACGCATGCGTTCGCGCCTGTCCATGGTGTTCCAGCATTTCAACCTGTGGTCGCACATGACCGCGTTGGAAAACGTGATGGAAGCACCGGTGCATGTGCTGGGCATGTCGAAAAAAGACGCCCGTGAAAAGGCCGAGCACTACCTGGCCAAGGTCGGCGTGGGCCATCGCAAGGATGCGTTCCCCGGCCATATGTCCGGCGGCGAGCAGCAGCGCGTGGCGATTGCCCGTGCCCTGGCGATGGAACCGGAGGTGATGCTGTTCGACGAACCCACCTCGGCGCTCGACCCTGAGCTGGTGGGCGAAGTGCTCAAGGTGATGCAGGACCTGGCCCTGGAAGGCCGCACCATGGTGGTGGTGACCCACGAAATGGGCTTTGCTCGTGAAGTGTCCAACCAGTTGGTGTTTTTGCACAAAGGCATCGTCGAAGAACGCGGCAACCCGCGTGAAGTGCTGGTGAATCCACAATCGGAGCGGTTGCAGCAGTTCCTGTCCGGCAGCTTGAAGTAG
- the argR gene encoding transcriptional regulator ArgR, with translation MTAHKIGFLIWPSTKALTLALAEEALRVAQRVHPEVVYELSFLLAEPAAEGAWQLPGEPWAGKLEGFQKLFLLADEPPTVIASQLSSALKQLVRAGCVIGGLSAGVYPLAQLGLLDGYRAAVHWRWQDDFAERFPKVIATSHLFDWDRDRLTACGGMSVLDLLLAVLARDHGAELAGAVSEELVVERIREGGERQRIPLQNRLGSSHPKLTQAVLLMEANIEEPLTTDEIAQHVCVSRRQLERIFKQYLNRVPSQYYLELRLNKARQMLMQTSKSIIQIGLSCGFSSGPHFSSAYRNFFGATPREDRNQRRSSSPFELSSVPAERG, from the coding sequence ATGACCGCCCACAAAATTGGTTTCCTGATCTGGCCCAGCACAAAAGCACTCACGCTTGCGCTGGCTGAGGAGGCCTTGCGCGTGGCCCAGCGGGTGCATCCGGAAGTGGTCTACGAGCTGTCGTTTCTGCTCGCCGAACCTGCCGCCGAAGGTGCCTGGCAACTGCCGGGCGAGCCGTGGGCCGGCAAGCTCGAAGGCTTTCAGAAACTGTTCCTGCTGGCCGACGAGCCGCCCACCGTCATCGCCTCTCAACTGAGCAGCGCGCTCAAGCAATTGGTGCGCGCCGGGTGTGTGATCGGCGGGTTGTCGGCCGGCGTCTATCCGTTGGCCCAGCTCGGTCTGCTCGACGGTTACCGTGCCGCTGTGCACTGGCGCTGGCAGGACGACTTTGCCGAGCGCTTCCCCAAGGTCATCGCCACCAGCCATCTGTTCGATTGGGACCGCGACCGCCTGACCGCCTGCGGCGGCATGTCGGTGCTCGACCTGCTGCTGGCGGTGCTGGCCCGTGACCACGGCGCCGAACTGGCCGGTGCGGTGTCCGAAGAACTGGTGGTCGAGCGCATCCGCGAAGGCGGCGAGCGCCAGCGTATCCCCCTGCAAAACCGCCTGGGCTCCAGCCATCCGAAGCTGACCCAGGCAGTGCTGCTGATGGAAGCCAACATCGAAGAGCCGCTGACCACCGACGAAATCGCCCAGCACGTGTGCGTGTCGCGACGACAACTGGAACGCATCTTCAAGCAATACCTCAATCGCGTCCCCAGCCAGTACTACCTGGAACTGCGCCTGAACAAGGCGCGCCAGATGCTCATGCAAACCAGCAAGTCGATCATCCAGATCGGCCTGTCCTGCGGCTTCTCTTCGGGGCCGCACTTCTCCAGCGCCTACCGCAATTTCTTCGGCGCCACCCCCCGTGAAGACCGCAACCAGCGCCGCAGCAGCAGCCCATTCGAGTTGTCGTCGGTGCCGGCCGAGCGCGGCTGA